The Candidatus Jidaibacter acanthamoeba genome contains the following window.
ATCGTACCTATGTTAACGTGCGGCTTATTCCTTTCATACTTCTGTTTGGCCATCTCCGGTCTCTCCTAAAAAATAAATTTCCTACTATATAAAATCTATACTGGAGCGGGTAGTGGGAATCGAACCCACGCAACCAGCTTGGAAGGCTGGGACTCTACCATTGAGCTACACCCGCTTTTTGGCTGAACTTTATCTAGCTCTCATACGAGTGATAGACATACATCCAGATAAATAAAAAGTCAAACGCTTAATTATCTTAACATACGCAAACATAAAAAAGGTTTTAGATGGTGGAGAGAGTAGGATTTGAACCTACGAACGCTCGCGCGGGCAGATTTACAGTCTGCTGCCATTGACCACTCGGCCACCTCTCCAAAAAGCTTCTAAAAGCGCTCTATATAAAAACATATTTTTTTATTAATGGCAAGCAGAGATAACAACTAATAATTAAATTTTTCTCCTAAGTAAACTTTCCGCACCTCGGGATGGTTAACCACATCTACGACCCCGCCCTGCATAAGCACTATTCCGTCATGAATTATATAAGCTCTGTCAATAATCGATAAAGCTTCGCGCACGTTATGATCTGTAATTATTACTCCGATGTTACGGTCTTTCAAATGCATAATTAAATCTTTAATTTCTGAAATTGCAATTGGGTCAATCCCTGCTAGTGGCTCATCAAGCAGAATGAATTTCGGCTTTGCCGCTAAGCACCTGGCTATTTCCACCCTTCTTCTTTCTCCCCCCGAAAGAGAGAGAGCAGCAGCATTTCTTAAGTGAGTAATCGAAAATTCGGCAAGTAAGCTTTCAAGAATAGCATATCTGTTTTCTTCAATAGGCTCATTGATCTCAAGTACGGCTAAAATATTCTTCTCCACGTCAAGACCACGGAAAATTGAAGGCTCCTGCGGTAAATATCCGACTCCAAGCCGTGCTCTGCGATAAATAGGAAGATGAGTTATATCAACATCATTTAGAAAGATATTGCCGTAATCAGGCTTAATCAATCCCATAATCATAT
Protein-coding sequences here:
- the lptB gene encoding LPS export ABC transporter ATP-binding protein, which produces MNEILKAVNLGKAYSGRRVVRDVNIEVNTGEVVGLLGPNGAGKTTTFYMIMGLIKPDYGNIFLNDVDITHLPIYRRARLGVGYLPQEPSIFRGLDVEKNILAVLEINEPIEENRYAILESLLAEFSITHLRNAAALSLSGGERRRVEIARCLAAKPKFILLDEPLAGIDPIAISEIKDLIMHLKDRNIGVIITDHNVREALSIIDRAYIIHDGIVLMQGGVVDVVNHPEVRKVYLGEKFNY